GACTATGCGGTGCCGGGATATTTTTATGCTGATCGAACAAAAAATGTATTTTGCGATCCATGCGGCGCGTCAGACGGGGAAGACGACGATGCTGATCGCGCTGGCGCAGGAGCTTCAGGCGTCGGGGTGCTATCATGCGTTGTATGTTTCGCTGGAAAGCTGTCAGGGATTTAATGATCCGCGCGAAGGGATTCCGGCGGTGGCGCGCGCTATTTATAACCGGGTTATTGAAACGGATGTTTTTAATATTTTTGCGAAGGATATTCCCGGACCTGATGAAAATGCGGTTAACGATGCTGTTCGTATTCTGATAATGAAACTTTCCAAAGTATTGGATAGGCCGCTGATTTTGCTGTTTGATGAAGTGGATTGTCTGGCGGAAGGGACGCTGATAACGTTTTTACGGCAGATTCGCGAGGGGTATATCAATCGGGTGTTCAGTCCGTTTGCTCATTCGCTGGCACTGGTGGGGATGCGGGATGTCCGCGATT
The sequence above is drawn from the Spartobacteria bacterium genome and encodes:
- a CDS encoding ATP-binding protein; the encoded protein is MYKGPMSTKRFFTIAGPCVEGEHYMLTPTMRCRDIFMLIEQKMYFAIHAARQTGKTTMLIALAQELQASGCYHALYVSLESCQGFNDPREGIPAVARAIYNRVIETDVFNIFAKDIPGPDENAVNDAVRILIMKLSKVLDRPLILLFDEVDCLAEGTLITFLRQIREGYINRVFSPFAHSLALVGMRDVRDYKATVCDGQTTLGSASPFNIKTESLTLRGFTRDEIAELYA